A genomic window from Agreia sp. COWG includes:
- the rpsN gene encoding 30S ribosomal protein S14, with translation MAKKSMIAKNEQRKVIVARYNTKRLELKKALVSPTSTDAEREAARLGLQKLPKNASPVRVRSRDAVDGRPRGVLTKFGISRVRFRDMAHRGELPGITKSSW, from the coding sequence ATGGCAAAGAAGAGCATGATTGCGAAGAACGAGCAGCGTAAGGTCATCGTCGCTCGCTACAACACCAAGCGTCTCGAGCTGAAGAAGGCTCTCGTCAGCCCGACCTCGACCGACGCCGAGCGCGAGGCAGCACGCCTCGGCCTGCAGAAGCTTCCCAAGAACGCCTCACCGGTGCGCGTGCGCAGCCGTGACGCGGTCGACGGCCGCCCCCGCGGTGTTCTCACCAAGTTCGGCATCAGCCGTGTCCGCTTCCGCGACATGGCTCACCGTGGCGAGCTGCCCGGCATCACGAAGAGCTCCTGGTAA
- the nadC gene encoding carboxylating nicotinate-nucleotide diphosphorylase, protein MLTPEAIDRVVIAALAEDAPWGDATSDAFIPAGATAAAQLVAREPGVFSGGEVFARTMSAANAATVTTLAVQDGDLFVPGEVLATVTGPAAGVLLGERVSLNLVQRMSGIATLTSSYVAAVEGTQARIVDTRKTTPGLRALERHAVRSGGAHNHRFSLSDAVLAKDNHLAVLTASGVSLTDAIRQARTRISHTTHLEVEVDRLDQIEPVLAGGVDTIMLDNFSLDELRQGVALVAGRALIEASGGVNLDTVRAIAETGVDIISVGALTHSARALDLGLDLSVMP, encoded by the coding sequence CTGCTCACCCCCGAAGCTATCGACCGCGTCGTCATCGCCGCCCTCGCCGAGGATGCCCCGTGGGGCGACGCCACGAGTGACGCGTTCATTCCAGCGGGTGCCACCGCCGCGGCGCAGCTCGTCGCGCGCGAGCCCGGAGTGTTCTCTGGCGGCGAGGTCTTCGCTCGAACCATGTCGGCGGCGAACGCGGCGACCGTCACCACGCTCGCCGTGCAGGACGGTGACCTCTTCGTTCCGGGCGAGGTACTCGCCACGGTCACGGGGCCTGCCGCTGGAGTTCTGCTCGGCGAGCGGGTCTCGCTCAACCTCGTGCAACGCATGAGCGGAATTGCGACGCTGACCTCGAGCTACGTGGCGGCCGTGGAGGGAACGCAGGCGCGGATCGTGGACACCCGCAAGACCACTCCGGGGTTGCGTGCCCTCGAGCGCCATGCCGTGCGATCGGGCGGGGCGCACAATCACCGCTTTTCGCTGAGCGACGCCGTGCTCGCGAAAGACAATCACCTGGCGGTGCTCACGGCATCCGGCGTCTCGCTGACCGATGCCATTCGACAAGCCCGCACCCGCATCTCGCACACGACCCACCTCGAGGTGGAGGTCGACCGACTCGACCAGATCGAGCCCGTGCTCGCCGGCGGCGTCGACACGATCATGCTCGACAACTTCTCGCTCGACGAGCTTCGCCAGGGCGTGGCGCTCGTCGCCGGGCGGGCGCTGATCGAGGCCAGCGGGGGCGTGAACCTCGACACGGTGCGGGCCATCGCCGAGACGGGAGTCGACATCATCTCGGTGGGCGCCCTCACCCACAGCGCACGCGCCCTCGACCTTGGCCTCGATCTGAGCGTGATGCCGTGA
- a CDS encoding Fur family transcriptional regulator, translating into MVVKRNTWQREAVRAALGTQIGFVSAQSLHANLHSTGSPIGLATVYRALADLATEGDADSLQSPDGENLYRACSSGHHHHLICRSCGLTVEIEADEVESWARKTAALHGFSRPEHVVDIFGFCSSCVPTPDS; encoded by the coding sequence ATGGTCGTGAAGCGCAATACTTGGCAGCGTGAGGCGGTGCGGGCTGCGCTCGGCACTCAGATCGGATTCGTGAGCGCCCAGTCCCTGCACGCCAACCTGCATTCCACCGGCTCGCCCATCGGCCTCGCGACGGTCTACCGCGCGCTCGCCGACCTGGCGACCGAGGGTGACGCGGACTCGCTGCAGTCACCAGATGGCGAGAACCTGTATCGGGCGTGCTCCTCTGGTCACCACCATCACCTCATCTGCCGCAGCTGCGGACTCACCGTCGAGATCGAGGCCGACGAGGTCGAGTCGTGGGCCCGCAAGACCGCGGCCCTGCATGGTTTCAGCCGCCCCGAGCACGTGGTCGACATCTTCGGCTTCTGCAGCTCGTGCGTGCCCACGCCCGACAGCTGA
- the nadA gene encoding quinolinate synthase NadA: MASVDTTIQLLTRHDAQRASSPASGSTCTPELALEPWTFDAGLPSYGPGASMTDVIPTGSPVQGRLPAEYTTASADELDARIRAAKATLGERVVVLGHFYQRDEVVQYADFVGDSFQLANAAKAKPDAEAIVFCGVHFMAETADILSQPSQAVILPNLAAGCSMADMADIDSVEDAWAQLTEIYGTAPDASGRVPVIPVTYMNSSAALKAFCGRNGGIVCTSSNAATVLEWAFERGQRVLFFPDQHLGRNTAKAMGIPVELMPMWNPRKTLGGNSEASLLDARVVLWHGFCSVHKRFTPAQIVKARAQFPGVQVIVHPECPMAVVDAADSAGSTDFIVKAIQAAPAGSTFAIGTEINLVNRLAAEYPQHTIFCLDDVICPCSTMYRIHPGYLAWVLEGLVDGVVRNRIEVADDVIADSTIALERMLAARPPVTAAAGAAGFDAAGN; this comes from the coding sequence ATGGCATCCGTCGACACCACCATCCAGCTGCTCACCCGCCACGACGCGCAGAGAGCGAGCAGCCCGGCATCCGGCAGCACCTGCACGCCCGAGCTGGCCCTCGAGCCGTGGACCTTCGACGCGGGCCTGCCGAGCTACGGGCCAGGGGCATCCATGACCGACGTCATCCCTACGGGGTCGCCGGTGCAGGGGCGGCTGCCCGCCGAGTACACGACCGCGAGCGCCGACGAACTGGATGCGCGCATCCGGGCCGCGAAGGCCACCCTCGGCGAGCGGGTCGTGGTGCTCGGGCATTTCTACCAGCGCGACGAGGTGGTGCAGTACGCCGACTTCGTGGGCGACTCCTTTCAGCTGGCGAACGCGGCCAAGGCGAAGCCCGACGCCGAGGCGATCGTGTTCTGCGGCGTGCACTTCATGGCCGAGACCGCCGACATCCTGTCGCAGCCGTCGCAGGCCGTGATTCTGCCGAACCTCGCCGCCGGCTGTTCGATGGCCGATATGGCCGACATCGATTCGGTCGAAGACGCGTGGGCCCAGCTCACCGAGATCTACGGCACGGCACCGGATGCCTCCGGCCGGGTTCCCGTCATTCCGGTCACGTACATGAACAGCTCGGCCGCGCTCAAGGCGTTCTGCGGCCGCAACGGCGGCATCGTGTGCACGTCGTCGAACGCGGCGACGGTGCTCGAGTGGGCGTTCGAGCGCGGGCAGCGGGTACTGTTCTTCCCCGATCAGCACCTCGGTCGAAACACCGCCAAGGCGATGGGCATCCCCGTGGAACTGATGCCGATGTGGAATCCGCGGAAGACTCTCGGCGGCAACTCCGAGGCGTCTCTCCTGGATGCCCGGGTCGTGCTGTGGCACGGCTTCTGCTCGGTGCACAAGCGCTTCACTCCGGCTCAGATCGTCAAGGCACGGGCGCAGTTCCCCGGCGTTCAGGTCATCGTTCACCCCGAATGCCCCATGGCCGTGGTCGACGCGGCCGACTCCGCGGGATCGACGGACTTCATCGTGAAGGCCATCCAGGCGGCCCCCGCCGGGTCGACCTTCGCCATCGGCACCGAGATCAACCTGGTGAATCGCCTCGCCGCCGAGTACCCACAGCACACCATCTTCTGCCTCGACGACGTGATCTGCCCGTGCTCCACGATGTACCGCATCCACCCCGGCTACCTGGCGTGGGTGCTCGAGGGACTCGTCGACGGGGTGGTGCGCAACCGCATCGAGGTGGCCGACGACGTGATCGCCGACTCCACGATCGCGCTCGAGCGCATGCTGGCGGCTCGACCTCCGGTGACCGCTGCGGCCGGGGCCGCCGGCTTCGACGCTGCGGGCAATTGA
- a CDS encoding HU family DNA-binding protein, translating into MADKSLNKTELVAQVAAASGQTQSAVNEVLDALFATLAESVGNDVKVTIPGWLAVERTSRAARAGRNPQTGEAIQIAAGHSVKISAGSKLKAAAK; encoded by the coding sequence ATGGCTGATAAGTCACTCAACAAGACCGAGCTCGTCGCCCAGGTCGCCGCCGCATCCGGCCAGACGCAGTCCGCCGTCAACGAGGTTCTCGACGCTCTCTTCGCGACGCTCGCCGAGTCCGTCGGAAACGACGTCAAGGTCACGATCCCGGGATGGCTCGCCGTCGAGCGCACCTCGCGTGCCGCCCGCGCCGGTCGCAACCCGCAGACGGGTGAGGCCATCCAGATCGCCGCCGGTCACTCGGTCAAGATCTCCGCTGGTTCGAAGCTCAAGGCTGCCGCCAAGTAG
- the rpmB gene encoding 50S ribosomal protein L28 codes for MAATCQVTGAIPGFGHNISHSHRRTKRRFDPNIQKKTYYVPSLRRSVTLQLSTKGIKVIDARGIESVVKDLLARGEKI; via the coding sequence ATGGCAGCAACCTGCCAGGTGACCGGCGCCATTCCCGGCTTCGGGCACAACATCTCGCACTCGCACCGTCGCACGAAGCGCCGGTTCGACCCGAACATCCAGAAGAAGACGTACTACGTTCCGTCGCTTCGTCGTAGCGTGACCCTGCAGCTCAGCACCAAGGGCATCAAGGTCATCGACGCACGTGGCATCGAAAGCGTCGTCAAAGATCTTCTCGCCCGTGGGGAGAAAATCTAA
- a CDS encoding NUDIX domain-containing protein — protein sequence MSQQQATLAVSTVIFALRRDENTATSTVWIPVVRRIRQPDEGLWALPGGPLRADADLEEAARDHLLETTGLTPKYLEQLYAFGRVGRSPGPRVVSIVYWALVESDEAARAIAGENVTWLSTDELPRLAFDHNLIVDYALWRLRTKMEYSRIAHAFLGETFTLAQLREVHEAVRQKPLDPANFRRMIESSNTVVATGDVVTGARHRPARLYRYDGSIDLADSGPLSR from the coding sequence ATGAGCCAGCAGCAGGCGACACTCGCGGTCTCCACCGTGATCTTCGCGCTGCGGCGCGACGAGAACACGGCGACGAGCACGGTGTGGATTCCGGTCGTGCGCCGCATCCGGCAACCCGACGAAGGGCTCTGGGCACTGCCGGGCGGCCCGCTGCGAGCGGATGCCGATCTGGAGGAGGCCGCACGCGACCACCTTCTCGAGACCACCGGCCTCACGCCGAAGTACCTCGAGCAGCTCTACGCGTTCGGCAGGGTCGGCCGCTCCCCCGGCCCGCGCGTCGTCTCGATCGTTTACTGGGCGCTCGTCGAGAGCGACGAGGCCGCCCGCGCGATCGCCGGCGAGAACGTGACCTGGCTCTCGACCGACGAGCTCCCTCGCCTGGCCTTCGATCACAACCTCATCGTCGACTACGCGCTGTGGCGCCTGCGCACGAAGATGGAGTACTCCCGCATCGCCCACGCCTTTCTCGGCGAGACGTTCACCCTGGCGCAGCTGCGCGAAGTGCACGAGGCCGTGCGGCAGAAACCTCTCGACCCGGCTAACTTCCGCCGCATGATCGAGTCGAGCAACACCGTCGTCGCCACGGGCGACGTTGTCACCGGCGCCCGACATCGACCGGCGCGCCTCTACCGCTACGACGGGTCGATCGACCTCGCCGACAGCGGACCCCTCTCCCGGTAA
- the nadB gene encoding L-aspartate oxidase: MARVIVVGSGIAGLSTALFAASAHDVVLVTKGALADGNTRYAQGGIAAATALDDSVTLHAEDTIRAGAGLTDPAAARVLAESGPAAIQSLIGWGVRFDHDEGGIELARALEAAHSRARVLHAGGDATGAAIEHALVGALRATSVTVLENTLLTDLVLADAGATRAAGIEVLLADGSRDVLLADAVVLATGGAGQLFSHTTNPALATGDGLAAALRAGVATSDLEFVQFHPTTLAAEGNFLISEAVRGEGAVLRNAAGERFMLGVHPDAELAPRDVVARAIAAEMAGQGGTPVTLDARGIDRETLASRFPTIMAACAEAGFDLASGLVPVVPAAHYMMGGITTDLDGRTSLPGLFAVGEVARTGVHGANRLASNSLLEGTVFARRVAAALAGGLDKAAGGLPEQRSPLEQRSPLEQRSPLEQRSSGVDRGELQRLMWRDAGLRRSGAGLARAEALLDDRAKASTARPDTRDGVETANLLTVARAVVAAATARQESRGAHARSDFPTPEPSAPSRNTATTHATARATTSSGRPLQTQGS; this comes from the coding sequence GTGGCTCGGGTCATCGTGGTCGGAAGCGGTATCGCGGGACTCTCGACCGCGCTGTTCGCCGCGTCGGCGCACGACGTCGTTCTCGTGACCAAGGGCGCGCTCGCCGACGGCAACACCCGCTACGCCCAGGGCGGCATCGCCGCGGCGACGGCCCTCGACGACAGCGTCACGCTGCACGCCGAGGATACGATTCGCGCCGGCGCCGGGCTGACCGACCCGGCCGCCGCGCGGGTGCTGGCCGAGTCGGGGCCGGCGGCCATCCAGAGCCTCATCGGATGGGGCGTGCGCTTCGATCACGATGAGGGCGGCATCGAACTGGCCCGGGCGCTCGAGGCCGCGCACTCCCGCGCGCGCGTGCTGCACGCGGGCGGGGATGCCACCGGAGCCGCGATCGAGCACGCCCTGGTGGGCGCGCTGCGCGCGACGTCGGTCACCGTGCTCGAGAACACCCTGCTGACCGACCTCGTGCTCGCCGACGCGGGTGCGACGCGCGCCGCGGGCATCGAGGTTCTGCTCGCCGACGGCTCCCGTGACGTGCTCCTCGCCGACGCCGTGGTGCTCGCCACGGGTGGTGCCGGCCAGCTCTTCTCGCACACCACGAATCCCGCACTGGCGACCGGCGACGGACTCGCGGCGGCACTGCGGGCCGGGGTGGCGACCTCCGACCTGGAGTTCGTGCAGTTCCACCCCACCACCCTCGCCGCCGAGGGCAACTTTCTCATCTCTGAGGCCGTGCGGGGCGAGGGAGCCGTGCTGCGCAACGCCGCGGGCGAGAGGTTCATGCTGGGCGTGCATCCGGATGCCGAGCTCGCGCCCCGCGACGTCGTCGCGCGGGCCATCGCCGCAGAGATGGCCGGGCAGGGCGGCACGCCCGTGACGCTGGATGCCCGCGGCATCGACCGCGAGACCCTCGCCTCGCGCTTTCCCACGATCATGGCGGCGTGCGCCGAGGCGGGCTTCGACCTGGCATCGGGGCTCGTTCCGGTGGTTCCGGCGGCGCACTACATGATGGGCGGAATCACGACCGACCTCGACGGCCGCACCTCGCTGCCGGGCCTGTTCGCGGTCGGCGAGGTGGCCCGCACGGGAGTGCACGGCGCCAACCGCCTGGCCTCGAACAGCCTGCTCGAGGGCACGGTGTTCGCCCGCCGGGTGGCGGCCGCGCTCGCCGGTGGTCTCGATAAGGCCGCGGGCGGCCTACCCGAGCAGCGCAGCCCGCTCGAGCAGCGCAGCCCGCTCGAGCAGCGCAGCCCCCTCGAGCAGCGCAGCAGCGGCGTCGACCGTGGCGAGCTGCAGCGACTCATGTGGCGAGACGCCGGCCTCAGGCGTTCCGGCGCCGGGCTGGCGCGGGCCGAGGCCCTCCTCGACGATAGGGCGAAGGCATCCACCGCTCGACCCGACACTCGAGACGGTGTCGAGACGGCGAATCTGTTGACCGTGGCTCGCGCCGTCGTGGCTGCGGCCACGGCTCGCCAGGAGTCCAGGGGAGCTCACGCCCGAAGCGACTTCCCCACCCCGGAACCGAGCGCGCCGAGTCGAAATACCGCCACCACACACGCGACCGCACGCGCCACCACCTCGAGCGGTCGACCGCTCCAGACGCAAGGAAGCTGA
- a CDS encoding cysteine desulfurase family protein: MIYLDHAASSPVRPEALQAMWPYLTGEFGNPSSHHALGDSASRALADARARLATWFGVRPAEVTFTSGGTEAINLAIKGIALGAPRGRHIVTTPIEHEATLESVDFLRRVHGFEVSYVPVDATGRVDLAALAALVRPDTSLVTVMAANNEVGTIQNCAAIGAIVHAAGSVLHVDAVQAAGWLDVTPDALGADAVSLSGHKVGAPKGIGALAARSRLRIEPLLHGGGQERGRRSGTENVAFAVALATAVGLLSESAADAPAGGASESAGVALLRDHLIEGIETTVPGAVVTGSREHRLPSIASFLFPGTSGEAVLLGLEERGVVSSSGSACAAGSDEPSPVLLALGVSPQDAQTAVRFSLSPSSTLDEVNAAVAATADAVAALTQLR, translated from the coding sequence GTGATCTACCTCGACCACGCCGCAAGCTCGCCCGTGCGACCAGAGGCGCTGCAGGCCATGTGGCCGTATCTCACGGGCGAGTTCGGCAATCCGTCGAGCCACCACGCCCTCGGCGACTCCGCCTCGCGCGCTCTGGCAGATGCCCGCGCACGCCTCGCCACATGGTTCGGGGTGCGGCCGGCAGAGGTCACGTTCACCTCGGGTGGTACAGAGGCAATCAACCTCGCCATCAAGGGCATCGCCCTCGGTGCGCCGCGCGGTCGCCACATCGTGACCACCCCGATCGAGCACGAGGCGACGCTGGAATCCGTGGACTTTCTGCGCCGGGTGCACGGCTTCGAGGTGAGCTACGTGCCCGTGGACGCGACAGGTCGCGTCGATCTGGCCGCCCTCGCCGCGCTCGTTCGCCCCGACACGAGTCTGGTCACCGTGATGGCGGCGAACAACGAGGTCGGCACCATCCAGAACTGCGCCGCCATCGGCGCGATCGTGCACGCCGCCGGTTCGGTGCTGCACGTCGACGCGGTGCAGGCCGCGGGCTGGCTCGACGTGACGCCGGATGCCCTCGGCGCCGACGCCGTCTCCCTCTCCGGTCACAAGGTGGGCGCGCCCAAGGGAATCGGCGCCCTGGCCGCTCGCTCGCGGCTGCGGATCGAACCCCTGCTGCACGGCGGCGGTCAAGAGCGCGGACGCCGCTCGGGCACAGAGAACGTGGCGTTCGCCGTGGCTCTCGCGACGGCCGTGGGGCTGCTGAGCGAGTCTGCCGCCGACGCGCCCGCAGGCGGGGCATCCGAATCCGCCGGGGTCGCTCTCCTGCGCGATCACCTGATCGAGGGAATCGAGACGACGGTTCCTGGAGCCGTTGTGACAGGATCTCGCGAGCACCGATTGCCCTCGATCGCCTCGTTCCTCTTTCCGGGAACGAGCGGCGAGGCAGTGCTGCTCGGCCTCGAGGAGCGGGGAGTCGTCTCGTCGAGCGGCTCGGCCTGTGCGGCGGGCAGCGACGAGCCGTCGCCGGTGCTGCTGGCGCTCGGGGTCTCGCCCCAGGACGCTCAGACAGCGGTGCGCTTCAGCCTCTCGCCGAGCAGCACCCTCGACGAGGTGAACGCAGCCGTGGCAGCGACCGCTGACGCCGTCGCCGCACTGACGCAGCTGCGCTAG
- a CDS encoding cytochrome c oxidase assembly protein, with amino-acid sequence MPRVVRIAGPAALLAVGFVMLLVGLRIAGGADPQLLQDPGPVVRYGIPVTKMIVNLAAAGTLGAIVLALFALRQDKPEFNRALDIAAGSAALLTVASAATGFLTFLQLTVKSVRFDNSYGELLGQFVTSVEIGQAWLITTLIAATVTVLCFAVRNLTGLLFVGVLAVVMLVPMAQQGHAAGTTGHDAAITALGLHLVFAAVWLGGLVVLVMLAPQLDNDRMLAVVSRYSTVALVCFIVVAASGYVSAELRIGSLDRLLTPYGILVLIKVGTLIALGVFGAVYRRSLITKLADSGRRYFFVKIAVVELAFMGIASGAAAALGRSAPPVDQTIPAVQTPAQILTGEQLPPELTFSRYFTEWNFDLLWILLCGFAIVFYIAGVRRLRKRGDTWPIHRSILWVAGMLLLLYVTNGGVNVYEKYLFSMHMLGHMTLSMMVPLLLVPAAPVTLIMRAVKKRQDGTRGGREWVLLAVHSKIGGFLANPIVAAVLFAASLWVFYYSPLFRWATVDHIGHEWMIAHFLITGYLLVQALIGVDPVPYRFPYPFRLLLLLAVMAFHAFFGLALMTGNGLLLADWYGAMGRPWGVSAIADQQAGGGIAWSVGEIPTVILAISVAIQWSMQDKKDAKRLDRTADRTNDAELGEYNAMLEKMNARG; translated from the coding sequence GTGCCGAGAGTCGTGAGAATAGCTGGTCCCGCCGCGCTTCTGGCGGTCGGTTTCGTGATGCTGCTCGTCGGCCTGCGCATCGCCGGCGGAGCCGACCCCCAGCTGCTGCAAGACCCGGGGCCCGTGGTGCGCTACGGCATCCCCGTCACCAAGATGATCGTGAATCTCGCAGCGGCCGGCACCCTCGGAGCGATTGTGCTCGCCCTCTTCGCGCTGCGCCAAGACAAGCCCGAGTTCAACCGCGCGCTCGACATCGCCGCGGGTTCGGCCGCGCTGCTCACGGTGGCGTCGGCCGCCACGGGGTTTCTCACCTTCCTGCAGCTGACCGTCAAGTCGGTGCGCTTCGACAACTCCTACGGTGAGCTACTCGGCCAGTTCGTGACCTCGGTCGAGATCGGCCAGGCCTGGTTGATCACCACGCTCATCGCCGCCACCGTCACCGTTCTCTGCTTCGCGGTGCGTAACCTCACCGGGCTGCTGTTCGTGGGCGTGCTCGCGGTGGTGATGCTCGTGCCCATGGCTCAGCAGGGCCACGCCGCCGGCACCACCGGCCACGACGCCGCCATCACGGCGCTCGGCCTGCACCTGGTCTTCGCAGCCGTGTGGCTGGGCGGCCTCGTGGTGCTCGTGATGCTGGCGCCGCAACTCGACAACGATCGCATGCTCGCGGTGGTCTCGCGGTATTCGACCGTCGCCCTGGTCTGCTTCATCGTGGTGGCGGCATCCGGCTACGTGAGCGCCGAGCTGCGCATCGGCAGCCTCGACCGCCTGCTCACGCCCTACGGCATCCTGGTGCTCATCAAGGTGGGCACCCTGATCGCCCTCGGCGTGTTCGGTGCCGTCTACCGCCGCTCCCTCATCACGAAACTGGCCGACTCGGGGCGTCGCTACTTCTTCGTCAAGATCGCCGTCGTCGAGCTGGCGTTCATGGGCATCGCCTCGGGTGCCGCCGCGGCGCTCGGACGCTCGGCCCCGCCGGTCGATCAGACCATCCCCGCGGTGCAGACCCCCGCGCAGATCCTCACCGGCGAGCAACTGCCGCCCGAGCTCACCTTCTCGCGCTACTTCACCGAGTGGAACTTCGACCTGCTCTGGATCCTGCTCTGCGGCTTCGCGATCGTCTTCTACATCGCGGGAGTGCGCCGCCTTCGCAAGCGCGGCGACACCTGGCCTATCCACCGCAGCATCCTCTGGGTGGCAGGCATGCTACTGCTGCTCTACGTGACCAACGGCGGCGTGAACGTGTACGAGAAGTACCTGTTCAGCATGCACATGCTCGGGCACATGACCCTCAGCATGATGGTGCCGCTTCTCTTGGTGCCCGCTGCCCCGGTGACCCTCATCATGCGCGCCGTCAAGAAGAGGCAGGATGGCACGCGGGGTGGCCGCGAATGGGTTCTGCTGGCCGTGCACTCCAAGATCGGCGGCTTTCTCGCAAACCCCATCGTCGCCGCCGTGCTCTTCGCCGCCAGCCTGTGGGTGTTCTACTACTCGCCGCTGTTCCGCTGGGCGACGGTCGACCATATCGGTCACGAGTGGATGATCGCGCACTTCCTCATCACGGGCTACCTGCTTGTGCAGGCGCTCATCGGCGTCGACCCGGTTCCGTACCGCTTCCCCTACCCTTTCAGGCTGCTCCTTCTGCTCGCGGTCATGGCATTCCACGCATTCTTCGGCCTCGCGCTGATGACCGGCAACGGGCTGCTGCTCGCCGACTGGTACGGCGCGATGGGCAGACCGTGGGGCGTGAGCGCCATCGCCGACCAGCAGGCCGGGGGCGGCATCGCCTGGAGTGTCGGCGAGATCCCGACCGTCATCCTCGCGATCAGCGTCGCCATCCAGTGGAGCATGCAGGACAAGAAAGATGCGAAGCGCCTCGACCGTACGGCCGATCGCACGAACGACGCAGAGCTGGGCGAGTACAACGCCATGCTCGAGAAGATGAACGCCCGCGGCTGA
- a CDS encoding ATP-dependent RecD-like DNA helicase: protein MSLPELSAEQKRVFDLIEGTKSHVFVTGRAGTGKSTLLNHLSWNTEKQLVISAPTGVAALNVGGQTIHSLFRLPIGVIADSDIDQNADVRKMLNTIDTLVIDEVSMVNADLMDAMDRSLRKARHKPTVPFGGVQVVLFGDPYQLAPVPGDSDERAYFTDHYKSMWFFDAKVWSEVSLTVVELTEIHRQSDDDFKFMLNAVRHGQVTKEIADALNGAGARTPPTDGTITLATRNDAVNRINAEALKRLPGKVRIANAEVSGDFGGRNYPAEEALELKVGAQVMFLRNDSEQRWVNGSVGVVSKISRSGSIWVELDGDVHEVDPVSWEKNRYSYSAENKKLTKDVIGEFTQFPLRLAWAVTIHKSQGKTYDQAVVDLGQRVFSAGQTYVALSRLTSLDGLYLTRPLRPADISVDPAVRRFMSRGQ, encoded by the coding sequence GTGTCTCTTCCCGAACTCTCTGCCGAGCAGAAGCGCGTCTTCGACCTCATCGAGGGCACCAAGAGCCACGTGTTCGTCACGGGTCGGGCCGGCACGGGCAAGTCGACGCTGCTGAATCACCTGAGCTGGAACACCGAGAAGCAGCTCGTGATCTCGGCTCCGACCGGCGTGGCCGCGCTGAACGTCGGCGGGCAGACCATCCACTCGCTGTTCCGCCTGCCGATCGGCGTCATCGCCGACAGCGACATCGACCAGAACGCCGATGTACGCAAGATGCTCAACACCATCGACACGCTCGTCATCGATGAGGTCTCGATGGTGAATGCCGACCTCATGGATGCCATGGACCGTTCGCTGCGAAAGGCCAGGCACAAGCCCACGGTTCCGTTCGGCGGGGTGCAGGTCGTGCTCTTCGGCGACCCGTATCAGCTGGCGCCGGTTCCGGGCGATTCAGACGAGCGAGCCTATTTCACCGATCACTACAAGTCCATGTGGTTCTTCGACGCGAAGGTGTGGAGCGAGGTGTCGCTCACGGTGGTGGAGCTCACCGAGATCCATCGCCAGAGCGACGACGACTTCAAGTTCATGCTGAACGCCGTGCGCCACGGTCAGGTCACGAAAGAGATCGCGGATGCGCTGAACGGTGCGGGCGCCCGCACGCCGCCCACCGACGGAACGATCACGCTGGCCACGCGCAACGACGCCGTGAATCGCATCAACGCCGAGGCGCTCAAGCGGCTGCCCGGGAAGGTGCGCATCGCGAACGCCGAGGTCTCCGGCGACTTCGGCGGTCGCAATTATCCGGCCGAAGAGGCGCTCGAGCTGAAGGTCGGCGCGCAGGTCATGTTCTTGCGCAACGACAGTGAGCAGCGCTGGGTGAACGGATCCGTGGGCGTGGTGTCGAAGATCAGCCGGTCGGGTTCGATCTGGGTCGAGCTCGACGGAGACGTGCACGAGGTCGACCCGGTGAGCTGGGAGAAGAACCGCTACTCGTACTCCGCCGAGAACAAGAAGCTCACCAAAGACGTGATCGGCGAGTTCACGCAGTTTCCGCTGCGCCTCGCGTGGGCGGTCACCATCCACAAGAGCCAGGGCAAGACCTACGACCAGGCCGTGGTCGACCTCGGCCAGCGGGTGTTCAGTGCGGGGCAGACCTACGTGGCGCTGTCTCGTCTGACCTCGCTCGACGGGCTCTACCTGACGCGCCCGCTGCGGCCGGCCGACATCAGCGTCGACCCGGCGGTGCGCCGCTTCATGTCGCGCGGGCAGTAG
- the rpmG gene encoding 50S ribosomal protein L33: MAKQQDVRPIIKLRSTAGTGYTYVTKKNRRNNPDRLVLKKYDPVIRQHVDFREER; encoded by the coding sequence ATGGCTAAGCAGCAAGACGTCCGCCCCATCATCAAGCTGCGTTCGACGGCCGGCACGGGTTACACCTATGTCACCAAGAAGAACCGCCGCAACAACCCCGACCGACTCGTGCTCAAGAAGTACGACCCGGTCATCCGCCAGCACGTCGATTTCCGGGAGGAGAGGTAA